The Arcobacter porcinus sequence TATACTATTTTATAGTGGATTTAAAACAATATTTATTGTTTTTTCTATTTTAATAATATTAATTACACTATTTCTAAAAAAGAATGTTTTGGTAAAAACTTATAAAAATGGATTAGTAATTTTATCTTTATCTTTAATATTTGTTCCCTCTTTAGCTCTATTAAAAAATATTACAAATATGCCTTGTCCTTTTAATGTTATTGAATTTGGTGGAAAATATCCTGAAATTAAGTTATTTGAATCTTATCCAGAAGAGTTAACTCCACAATCAACATTAAAGTGTTATCCAGCTGGTCATGCAACAATGGGATTTTCTTTGATGGCACTATATTTTCTCTTTAAAACTCCTAGAAATAAAAATATTGCTTTAACTTTTGGTATTATTATTGGTATTTTAACAGGTGGATATAAAATTCTAATTGGTGACCACTTTTTGAGTCATACACTAATTACAATGATTCTTGCTTGGTTAACAATTTTAATTATTTCAAAATTAACCAAAAATTAGAATATTTCATGTATAATTTTGCCTAAAAACTTAAAAAAAGGGATAATCAATGATTGAATTAATAAATAAAAAAGAGAATATCTTTGATGACAATATCGCTTTTGTAGAGAATTGGGATTTCTCAAGAGCCAATTTAGATGAAGAGAATAGAATAAGAGCGATTACTCAAGTTGCAAGTATTTGTTATCAAAATCCAAAAGCACTTGGAAGTGAAAGTCTTTATAATAGACTTATGGCAGAAAGTATGGGATTACCAAGTTCTAGTTTTGAATTTGTTCCTGTTTTACTTGATTATGAAAATGAAAAACATAGAGAGATTTTAAATTTAGAGTATTCAAACTGTAAAAAGTTTGGAGAGCAACTTGATGATAAATATCTTCTTACAAATTATAGAGCTTTAGTTTATGATTATGAAAATCTAAAAGAGTCTTTTTCATTTGATATTAGAACTATTTTTAATAATGAAGATGAGTGTAAAATAATCAAAGATTACTTCAAGGTATTTTTATATAAAGTTGATTTACCAACAAGAAGCCAGATGGTAAGACATAGAGTTTCTTGGCAAGAGCTAAGCAGAAGATATGTAAGTGGAAAAAAAGTTCCATTTGAGTTTTATATTAGTGAAAAACTAAGAGGAAATGAAAAAGTACAAGAACTAATAGAAAAGAGTCAAGAGCTTTATTATGAATTATTAGAACTAAAAATTAAACCACAAGAAGCAAGAAGAGTTATTCCTCAAATGGGATATTCTCAAATTTGGGGAGCATTTTTACCAAGACAACTTGATAACTATTTCAAATTGAGACTTGATGAAACAGCTCAATGGGAAATAAGGCAAACTGCTTTAGCAATGCAAGAGTTAATAAAATGACGGCATTAGAAATTGCTGATATCATAGGGACTATTTCCTTTGCTCTTAGTGGATTTCTAATAGCTGTTTACTACAGACTTGATATATTTGGAGTTTTTACTTCTGCTTTTTTAACTGCTTTTGGTGGTGGGATATTAAGAGATGTTTTTGCTGGAAAAACTCCTTATATTTTTACTTCTGAATTACCTTTAATCCTTGTTGTTTCAACTGTTTTAATTGCTATATTATTTAAACTTCATAAAATTATAGATATTGAAAAGAGATGGGCATTTATAGTTTCAGATGCTATTGGATTATCATCTTTTGCTATTACAGGAGCAATAATAGCTTTAGAAAAAGATTTAAACTTTTTAGGGGTTGTGCTTCTTTCTTTTATTACAGCTGTTGGTGGTGGAACAATAAGAGATACTTTAATAAATAGAATTCCTTTTATTTTA is a genomic window containing:
- a CDS encoding phosphatase PAP2 family protein produces the protein MTQERLNKQIIITTILLIVVISIFELTNIDMIFQSYLYDPSNNSWLIDEKYAPLYILFYSGFKTIFIVFSILIILITLFLKKNVLVKTYKNGLVILSLSLIFVPSLALLKNITNMPCPFNVIEFGGKYPEIKLFESYPEELTPQSTLKCYPAGHATMGFSLMALYFLFKTPRNKNIALTFGIIIGILTGGYKILIGDHFLSHTLITMILAWLTILIISKLTKN
- a CDS encoding FAD-dependent thymidylate synthase, whose product is MIELINKKENIFDDNIAFVENWDFSRANLDEENRIRAITQVASICYQNPKALGSESLYNRLMAESMGLPSSSFEFVPVLLDYENEKHREILNLEYSNCKKFGEQLDDKYLLTNYRALVYDYENLKESFSFDIRTIFNNEDECKIIKDYFKVFLYKVDLPTRSQMVRHRVSWQELSRRYVSGKKVPFEFYISEKLRGNEKVQELIEKSQELYYELLELKIKPQEARRVIPQMGYSQIWGAFLPRQLDNYFKLRLDETAQWEIRQTALAMQELIK
- a CDS encoding trimeric intracellular cation channel family protein, with product MTALEIADIIGTISFALSGFLIAVYYRLDIFGVFTSAFLTAFGGGILRDVFAGKTPYIFTSELPLILVVSTVLIAILFKLHKIIDIEKRWAFIVSDAIGLSSFAITGAIIALEKDLNFLGVVLLSFITAVGGGTIRDTLINRIPFILVSEFYATIAMFIGTIVYFLDIFELRNIFTLSIIFVFGVLIRVLAYYKQWHLPTLSKDN